In Georgenia soli, a genomic segment contains:
- a CDS encoding glycosyltransferase, which translates to MRTIDVDPTPLATLAGALDEVSARRLESGAQRARRVLGGRTVWNVSATDTGGVGVLLHGLLPYAAGAGVRVGWFTLDGDTDFFTLATRLNHALHGRAHDGDGIGPDERADYERCLALNLAEVAEQIRPGDVVVLHDPAAAGLAPELRRRGVYVVWRCHVGADVPDEVSERAWAFVEPYLDAVDRVVLTRAVYRPGFLEPDGVRVIAPSIDPLSPKNRPLEPQEVEDILRACGIEAGGVEAAGGRHAAARLPGDGAPQPDPVVPGPGPVRVGSAGSDPESGVMLAGGPVPAGARVILQLSRWDRLKDMNGLLVAFSEAFDELPPDTHLLLAGAQVDEHDAEGAEVLSHCLQIWHGLADEVRDRTHVACLPTRLRDDALLVNAVQRRATVVVQKSLAEGFGLSVAEALWKGRPVVATAVGGIQDQITHEENGLLVDDPADLEGLMRHVARLLAEPAFAEQLGTEAHDRVRREGLSDRHLLDWVDLLAELLG; encoded by the coding sequence ATGAGGACGATCGACGTCGATCCGACCCCGCTCGCGACGCTCGCCGGCGCGCTGGACGAGGTGTCCGCCCGCCGCCTGGAGAGCGGTGCCCAGCGCGCCCGCCGGGTGCTCGGCGGACGCACCGTGTGGAACGTCTCCGCGACGGACACGGGCGGTGTCGGGGTGCTGCTCCACGGCCTGCTCCCCTACGCCGCCGGGGCCGGGGTGCGGGTCGGGTGGTTCACGCTCGACGGCGACACCGACTTCTTCACCCTCGCGACCCGGCTGAACCACGCGCTGCACGGCCGCGCCCACGACGGCGACGGGATCGGGCCGGACGAGCGGGCCGACTACGAACGGTGCCTGGCGCTCAACCTCGCGGAGGTGGCGGAGCAGATCAGGCCCGGCGACGTCGTCGTCCTCCACGACCCCGCCGCCGCCGGTCTGGCGCCCGAGCTGCGGCGTCGCGGCGTGTACGTGGTCTGGCGCTGCCACGTCGGCGCGGACGTGCCGGACGAGGTGTCGGAGCGCGCGTGGGCGTTCGTCGAGCCGTACCTGGACGCCGTCGACCGTGTGGTCCTGACGCGGGCGGTCTACCGGCCGGGCTTCCTCGAGCCCGACGGCGTCCGGGTGATCGCGCCGTCGATCGACCCGCTCTCGCCGAAGAACCGCCCCCTCGAGCCGCAGGAGGTCGAGGACATCCTCCGCGCCTGCGGGATCGAGGCCGGCGGGGTAGAGGCGGCGGGCGGGCGACACGCCGCCGCGCGCCTGCCGGGGGACGGCGCACCGCAGCCGGACCCGGTCGTGCCCGGCCCGGGCCCCGTGCGCGTCGGCAGCGCCGGTTCGGACCCGGAGAGCGGCGTGATGCTGGCCGGCGGCCCGGTGCCGGCAGGGGCGCGCGTGATCCTCCAGCTCTCGCGGTGGGACCGCCTCAAGGACATGAACGGCCTGCTCGTGGCGTTCAGCGAGGCGTTCGACGAGCTTCCCCCGGACACGCACCTGCTCCTGGCCGGCGCGCAGGTGGACGAGCACGACGCCGAGGGCGCCGAGGTGCTCAGCCACTGCCTCCAGATCTGGCACGGCCTGGCGGACGAGGTGCGCGACCGCACGCACGTCGCGTGCCTGCCGACCCGGCTGCGGGACGACGCGCTGCTCGTGAACGCGGTGCAGCGCCGCGCGACGGTCGTGGTGCAGAAGAGCCTCGCGGAGGGCTTCGGGCTCAGCGTCGCCGAGGCGCTGTGGAAGGGTCGCCCGGTGGTGGCCACCGCCGTCGGTGGCATCCAGGACCAGATCACCCACGAGGAGAACGGGCTGCTGGTCGACGACCCCGCGGACCTCGAGGGGCTCATGCGGCACGTGGCGCGCCTGCTCGCGGAGCCCGCGTTCGCGGAGCAGCTGGGCACGGAGGCGCACGACCGGGTGCGCCGCGAGGGCCTGTCCGACCGTCACCTGCTCGACTGGGTGGACCTGCTCGCGGAGCTGCTGGGCTGA
- a CDS encoding MFS transporter yields MTSPAGAGAADADRARWRAFAVCLGAGFMTLLDVSIVNVALPSIEASLGARPSDLQWIVAGYTLAFGLALVPAGRVGDVLGRRGAFVAGLCGFVVFSAACGLATSAEMLAVMRLLQGISAGVLNPQVIGLIQHLFRGPERGRAFGFYGATVGISTAAGPLIGGVLIALFGPAEGWRAVFLVNVPIGAALVPLALRYLPRSERGRGGRLAIDAVGLGLIGASVLCVMLPFISAAGGPDGTPWWLFAVGALVLVLLVAWERRTERAGGSPVVPSSLVRPPSFSFGAVVGTAYFAGFTGIFLAGTLYLQAGLGLTALQAGLVQTPFALLGAVSAARSGHLVHRFGRWTVVAGVVVMAVGIVGVDVTVGSVEGPHAAVLMAGWMALAGVGNGVVISPNQTLTLADVPVAQGGTAGGLLQTTQRIGASVGVAVVTSVFFATLAGSPGGLAGGYGPALSVGLRVTLGLLAVAFVVSVVDALRRRQEGVSAAGPPPA; encoded by the coding sequence GTGACCTCCCCCGCGGGTGCCGGAGCCGCCGACGCAGACCGGGCGCGGTGGCGTGCCTTCGCGGTGTGCCTCGGGGCCGGCTTCATGACGCTGCTCGACGTCTCGATCGTCAACGTCGCGCTGCCGTCCATCGAGGCCTCGCTCGGCGCGCGCCCGAGCGACCTGCAGTGGATCGTCGCCGGGTACACCCTCGCCTTCGGGCTCGCGCTCGTCCCGGCCGGCCGCGTGGGCGACGTGCTCGGCCGCCGGGGAGCCTTCGTCGCCGGACTCTGCGGGTTCGTCGTCTTCTCCGCGGCGTGCGGCCTGGCGACGTCCGCCGAGATGCTCGCGGTCATGCGCCTCCTCCAGGGGATCAGCGCCGGTGTGCTCAACCCTCAGGTGATCGGCCTGATCCAGCACCTGTTCCGCGGTCCCGAGCGCGGCCGCGCCTTCGGGTTCTACGGGGCCACGGTGGGGATCTCCACGGCCGCCGGGCCCCTGATCGGCGGGGTCCTCATCGCCCTGTTCGGGCCGGCGGAGGGCTGGCGCGCCGTCTTCCTCGTCAACGTCCCCATCGGGGCGGCGCTCGTGCCGCTGGCGCTGCGGTACCTGCCCCGGTCCGAACGCGGGCGTGGCGGCCGGCTCGCGATCGACGCCGTCGGCCTGGGGCTGATCGGCGCGAGCGTGCTCTGCGTCATGCTGCCCTTCATCTCCGCCGCCGGCGGTCCGGACGGGACGCCGTGGTGGCTGTTCGCCGTGGGCGCGCTGGTCCTGGTCCTCCTGGTGGCGTGGGAGCGCAGGACGGAGCGTGCCGGCGGCTCGCCCGTGGTGCCGTCCTCGCTGGTGCGGCCCCCGTCGTTCAGCTTCGGCGCGGTGGTCGGCACGGCGTACTTCGCCGGGTTCACCGGCATCTTCCTCGCCGGGACGCTGTACCTGCAGGCGGGCCTCGGGCTCACCGCCCTGCAGGCCGGCCTCGTCCAGACGCCGTTCGCGCTGCTCGGCGCGGTCTCCGCCGCCCGCAGCGGGCACCTGGTGCATCGGTTCGGCCGCTGGACCGTCGTGGCCGGGGTCGTCGTCATGGCCGTCGGGATCGTGGGGGTCGACGTGACCGTCGGCTCGGTGGAGGGACCGCACGCCGCCGTCCTGATGGCCGGCTGGATGGCGCTCGCCGGTGTGGGCAACGGCGTGGTCATCTCCCCCAACCAGACGCTCACGCTCGCGGACGTGCCGGTGGCCCAGGGCGGCACCGCGGGCGGGTTGCTGCAGACCACGCAGCGCATCGGCGCCTCGGTGGGGGTCGCCGTCGTCACGTCCGTCTTCTTCGCCACCCTGGCGGGCAGTCCCGGCGGTCTGGCGGGCGGCTACGGGCCCGCGCTGAGCGTCGGCCTGCGGGTGACGCTCGGGCTCCTGGCCGTGGCGTTCGTCGTGTCCGTGGTCGACGCCCTGCGACGGCGGCAGGAGGGTGTCAGCGCAGCCGGTCCTCCACCCGCCTGA
- a CDS encoding DUF2804 domain-containing protein, whose product MLAEITDPVDLCLPSGALNPAAVGWTRTPLHRANLRVLADKHALLGDPLGRAAMWSRTKRWEYWCVITPTHIVSLTVSSLNYAGVHQVWALDRATGEEVDCSATAPLGRDVRMPSRCGGGPVRARAGRLAIAVDPDSGEGPRPGARLRGITPRVRFDLTVEVPPGHESLGVVVPWNERQFQYTVKDVALPVSGSLWIDGEEIAVDADAPSWAVQDFGRGRWPYSVVWNWGTGSGVVDGVVTGLQLGGKWTDGTGATENALTVDGRVHYLGEDLSWAYDVTDRSAPWFVTGPRVQVRLEPFHERVSSMRLGVISSQNHQCFGTWSGWVVDDDGARRSVDGLVGFAEDVVNRW is encoded by the coding sequence GTGCTGGCCGAGATCACCGACCCGGTGGACCTGTGCCTCCCGTCGGGGGCCCTCAACCCTGCGGCGGTGGGCTGGACGCGGACCCCGCTGCACCGGGCGAACCTGCGGGTCCTGGCGGACAAGCACGCGTTGCTGGGCGACCCGCTGGGCCGCGCGGCGATGTGGAGCCGCACCAAACGCTGGGAGTACTGGTGCGTCATCACCCCGACGCACATCGTCAGCCTCACCGTCTCGTCGTTGAACTACGCAGGCGTGCACCAGGTCTGGGCGCTGGACCGCGCCACCGGCGAGGAGGTCGACTGCTCGGCCACCGCGCCGCTGGGGCGCGACGTGCGCATGCCCAGCCGGTGCGGGGGCGGCCCGGTCCGCGCACGCGCCGGGCGTCTCGCGATCGCCGTCGACCCGGACTCCGGGGAAGGCCCGCGCCCCGGCGCCCGGCTGCGGGGCATCACCCCCCGGGTGCGGTTCGACCTCACCGTCGAGGTGCCGCCGGGCCACGAGTCCCTCGGCGTCGTCGTGCCGTGGAACGAGCGCCAGTTCCAGTACACCGTCAAGGACGTGGCGCTGCCCGTGTCCGGGTCGCTGTGGATCGACGGCGAGGAGATCGCCGTCGACGCGGACGCCCCCTCCTGGGCGGTGCAGGACTTCGGTCGCGGGCGCTGGCCCTACTCGGTGGTGTGGAACTGGGGCACGGGCTCGGGCGTCGTCGACGGTGTGGTCACCGGGCTCCAGCTCGGCGGGAAGTGGACGGACGGCACCGGGGCGACCGAGAACGCGCTCACCGTGGACGGCCGGGTCCACTACCTCGGCGAGGACCTCTCCTGGGCCTACGACGTCACCGACCGCAGCGCGCCGTGGTTCGTGACCGGCCCGCGGGTCCAGGTGCGGCTCGAGCCGTTCCACGAGCGCGTCTCGAGCATGCGGCTGGGCGTGATCTCGTCCCAGAACCACCAGTGCTTCGGGACCTGGTCGGGATGGGTGGTCGACGACGACGGCGCCCGCCGGTCCGTCGACGGCCTGGTCGGCTTCGCGGAGGACGTCGTCAACCGCTGGTGA
- the purL gene encoding phosphoribosylformylglycinamidine synthase subunit PurL — translation MTDVAEQLPDTVEHAASTPDVDLPFRELGLKPDEYRRIVDLLGRRPTAAELAMYSVMWSEHCSYKSSKVHLRQFGEKTTDAMREHLLVGIGENAGVVDIGQGWAVTFKVESHNHPSYVEPYQGAATGVGGIVRDIISMGARPVAVMDQLRFGAVDHPDTARVVHGVVAGVGGYGNCLGLPNIGGETEFDPSYQGNPLVNALCLGVLRHEDIHLANASGAGNKVVLFGARTGGDGIGGASILASETFEGGMPSKRPSVQVGDPFMEKVLIECCLELFAAGVVEGIQDLGAAGISCATSELASNGDGGMHVDLENVLLRDPSLTAGEILMSESQERMMAVVAPDKLDRFLEITARWEVETAVIGEVTGTGRLTIDHHGHRIVDVDPRTVAHDGPVYDRPYARPAWQDELNADGASARHLPRSSDGATLREQVLALVASPNLASKSWVTDQYDRYVQGNTALAQPDDAGVVRVDETTGLGVALATDANGRFTKLDPRTGARQALAEAYRNVATVGARPLAVTDCLNFGSPEDPDAMWQLVEAITGLADACQELGVPVTGGNVSLYNGTGEPGRIDSSINPTPVVGVLGVLDDVARATPSGWTEDGLAVYLLGTTALELDGSAWADVVHGHLGGLPPRVDLDAERALGEVLVGVADGTARAAHDLSTGGLAQALVDSVLRFGVGAEIDLTEVAERDGVDLAALLFAESGARALVAVAPEDAGRLEALAAGHGVPAARIGTTGSAALAVAGTFTLPVDELRQASSATLPAYFG, via the coding sequence ATGACTGACGTGGCCGAGCAGCTGCCGGACACCGTCGAGCACGCGGCATCGACCCCCGACGTCGATCTGCCCTTCCGTGAGCTCGGGCTCAAGCCCGACGAGTACCGGCGCATCGTGGACCTCCTCGGGCGCCGTCCCACGGCCGCCGAGCTGGCGATGTACTCCGTCATGTGGTCGGAGCACTGCTCCTACAAGTCGTCCAAGGTCCACCTCCGCCAGTTCGGGGAGAAGACCACCGACGCGATGCGCGAGCACCTGCTCGTCGGCATCGGGGAGAACGCCGGCGTCGTCGACATCGGCCAGGGCTGGGCCGTGACTTTCAAGGTGGAGTCCCACAACCACCCCAGCTACGTCGAGCCGTACCAGGGCGCCGCCACCGGCGTCGGCGGCATCGTCCGCGACATCATCTCGATGGGCGCCCGGCCGGTCGCCGTCATGGACCAGCTCCGCTTCGGCGCGGTCGACCACCCCGACACCGCCCGCGTGGTGCACGGCGTCGTCGCGGGCGTCGGCGGCTACGGCAACTGCCTGGGCCTGCCCAACATCGGCGGCGAGACCGAGTTCGACCCCTCCTACCAGGGCAACCCGCTCGTCAACGCGCTGTGCCTGGGGGTGCTGCGGCACGAGGACATCCACCTCGCCAACGCCTCCGGCGCCGGCAACAAGGTCGTCCTCTTCGGCGCCCGCACCGGCGGCGACGGCATCGGCGGTGCCTCCATCCTCGCCTCGGAGACCTTCGAGGGCGGCATGCCCAGCAAGCGGCCGAGCGTGCAGGTGGGCGACCCCTTCATGGAGAAGGTGCTCATCGAGTGCTGCCTCGAGCTCTTCGCCGCCGGCGTCGTCGAGGGCATCCAGGACCTCGGTGCCGCCGGTATCTCCTGCGCCACCTCCGAGCTCGCCTCCAACGGGGACGGCGGCATGCACGTCGACCTCGAGAACGTGCTCCTGCGCGACCCGAGCCTTACCGCCGGCGAGATCCTCATGAGCGAGTCGCAGGAGCGGATGATGGCCGTCGTCGCCCCCGACAAGCTCGACCGCTTCCTCGAGATCACCGCGAGGTGGGAGGTCGAGACCGCCGTCATCGGCGAGGTCACCGGCACCGGCCGGCTCACCATCGACCACCACGGGCACCGCATCGTCGACGTCGACCCGCGCACCGTCGCCCACGACGGCCCGGTCTACGACCGTCCGTACGCGCGCCCCGCCTGGCAGGACGAGCTCAACGCCGACGGCGCCTCCGCCCGCCACCTGCCGCGCTCCTCCGACGGCGCCACCCTGCGCGAGCAGGTCCTCGCCCTCGTCGCCTCCCCGAACCTGGCGTCGAAGTCCTGGGTCACCGACCAGTACGACCGGTACGTCCAGGGCAACACCGCCCTCGCCCAGCCCGACGACGCGGGCGTGGTCCGCGTCGACGAGACCACCGGCCTCGGGGTCGCGCTCGCCACGGACGCCAACGGCCGCTTCACCAAGCTGGACCCGCGCACCGGCGCCCGCCAGGCGCTCGCGGAGGCGTACCGCAACGTCGCCACTGTCGGCGCCCGTCCGCTCGCGGTGACCGACTGCCTCAACTTCGGCTCACCCGAGGACCCGGACGCCATGTGGCAGCTCGTCGAGGCCATCACCGGCCTCGCGGACGCCTGCCAGGAGCTCGGCGTGCCGGTCACCGGCGGCAACGTCTCCCTGTACAACGGCACCGGCGAGCCGGGCAGGATCGACTCCTCGATCAACCCCACCCCCGTCGTCGGGGTGCTCGGGGTCCTCGACGACGTCGCCCGCGCCACGCCGTCGGGCTGGACCGAGGACGGGCTCGCCGTCTACCTGCTGGGCACGACGGCGCTCGAGCTGGACGGCTCGGCGTGGGCCGACGTCGTCCACGGCCACCTCGGCGGCCTGCCGCCGCGGGTGGACCTCGACGCCGAGCGCGCCCTCGGCGAGGTGCTGGTCGGGGTGGCCGACGGCACCGCCCGCGCCGCGCACGACCTGTCCACCGGCGGGCTGGCGCAGGCCCTCGTCGACTCGGTCCTGCGCTTCGGCGTCGGCGCGGAGATCGACCTGACCGAGGTCGCCGAGCGCGACGGCGTCGACCTCGCCGCCCTGCTGTTCGCCGAGTCGGGGGCAAGGGCGCTCGTCGCCGTCGCCCCCGAGGACGCGGGACGCCTGGAGGCGCTCGCCGCCGGCCACGGCGTGCCGGCCGCCCGGATCGGCACCACGGGCTCGGCCGCGCTGGCCGTCGCCGGTACCTTCACCCTGCCCGTGGACGAGCTCCGGCAGGCCTCGTCCGCCACCCTGCCCGCGTACTTCGGCTGA
- a CDS encoding thiamine-binding protein has product MLFAFSVAPTTADTPDGSLSAAVAEAVRIVRESGLPNETTAMFTTIEGDWDECMDVIRRATDAVAATSPRVSLVIKADIRPGFTGQLAEKVRRVEDRLR; this is encoded by the coding sequence ATGCTCTTCGCCTTCTCCGTCGCCCCCACCACCGCCGACACCCCGGACGGCTCCCTGAGCGCCGCCGTCGCCGAGGCCGTGCGCATCGTCCGCGAGTCCGGGCTGCCGAACGAGACCACCGCCATGTTCACCACGATCGAGGGTGACTGGGACGAGTGCATGGACGTCATCAGGCGGGCCACCGACGCCGTCGCGGCCACCAGTCCGCGGGTGAGCCTGGTGATCAAGGCGGACATCCGACCCGGCTTCACCGGCCAGCTGGCGGAGAAGGTCAGGCGGGTGGAGGACCGGCTGCGCTGA
- a CDS encoding S8 family peptidase, producing the protein MRFSAPSRLGVTLAASAALLASTMGLAQAADTGEPPSTTVPIDLSDGRLMSYVVNLKVANPGQTRLAERAVENAGGVVVQSWPQIGVVVAHSSRADFLADLPTGKGSPIESAGPTRTAEVSEGTPGLEDETAPGDRGAAPYKRQIRVNGFDAGDVTSAANATEAREGGLWNLDMIHAYEAHEISEGSSGVLVGVLDSGIDAAHPDLAPQVDAATSVGCTAAGRPDTSPEAWAATTSGHGTHVAGTIAAARNGAGVVGVAPNVRMASVKVVNEDGYIYPEYAICGFVWAADHGMDVTNNSYYVDPFEFWCGDQPLQAPAMEAVRRAVEYATGRGVVHAAAAGNSAYDLANKTTNASSPNDGTAVERQINSTCKDIPTELDGVVTVSALGQDGNKAGFSNFGAGVIDVSAPGARILSTWPGGRYATASGTSMASPHVAGVLALLKSAHPDAGPDELIALLEQQADDTDCPAGVALCVGDAQDNGFYGEGIVNALDAVTAGARD; encoded by the coding sequence ATGCGCTTTTCCGCACCGTCGCGCCTCGGCGTGACACTGGCGGCCTCGGCCGCGCTGCTCGCCTCGACCATGGGGCTTGCTCAGGCGGCCGACACCGGCGAGCCGCCGTCGACCACCGTCCCGATCGACCTCTCGGACGGCAGGCTGATGAGCTACGTCGTCAACCTGAAGGTGGCGAACCCCGGCCAGACCCGGCTCGCCGAGCGTGCCGTCGAGAACGCGGGCGGCGTCGTCGTCCAGTCCTGGCCGCAGATCGGCGTGGTGGTCGCGCACTCGAGCCGCGCCGACTTCCTGGCCGACCTGCCCACCGGCAAGGGCTCACCGATCGAGTCGGCTGGTCCGACCCGCACGGCCGAGGTGTCCGAGGGGACGCCGGGCCTCGAGGACGAGACGGCGCCCGGTGACCGGGGGGCCGCGCCCTACAAGCGTCAGATCCGTGTGAACGGCTTCGACGCGGGCGACGTGACCAGTGCCGCGAACGCCACGGAGGCCCGCGAGGGCGGCCTGTGGAACCTCGACATGATCCACGCCTACGAGGCGCACGAGATCAGCGAGGGCAGCAGCGGCGTGCTGGTCGGCGTGCTCGACTCCGGCATCGACGCCGCCCACCCCGACCTCGCTCCGCAGGTCGACGCCGCCACCTCGGTGGGGTGCACCGCCGCCGGCCGGCCCGACACGTCGCCGGAGGCGTGGGCCGCCACCACCAGCGGCCACGGCACCCACGTGGCCGGCACGATCGCCGCCGCACGCAACGGCGCCGGCGTGGTCGGTGTCGCGCCGAACGTCCGCATGGCCTCGGTGAAGGTGGTCAACGAGGACGGCTACATCTACCCCGAGTACGCGATCTGCGGGTTCGTCTGGGCGGCCGACCACGGCATGGACGTGACGAACAACAGCTACTACGTCGACCCGTTCGAGTTCTGGTGCGGCGACCAGCCGCTCCAGGCACCCGCCATGGAGGCCGTCCGCCGCGCGGTGGAGTACGCCACCGGGCGAGGGGTGGTCCACGCGGCCGCAGCCGGCAACTCGGCCTACGACCTGGCGAACAAGACGACCAACGCCTCCAGCCCCAACGACGGCACCGCGGTCGAGCGTCAGATCAACAGCACCTGCAAGGACATCCCCACCGAGCTCGACGGCGTGGTGACCGTGTCAGCACTCGGCCAGGACGGCAACAAGGCGGGCTTCTCCAACTTCGGCGCCGGCGTCATCGACGTCTCCGCGCCGGGAGCGCGGATCCTCTCCACCTGGCCCGGCGGTCGCTACGCCACCGCCAGCGGCACCTCGATGGCCTCCCCGCACGTGGCCGGGGTGCTCGCCCTGCTGAAGTCCGCGCACCCGGACGCCGGCCCGGACGAGCTCATCGCCCTGCTCGAGCAGCAGGCTGACGACACGGACTGCCCCGCAGGGGTGGCCCTGTGCGTCGGGGACGCGCAGGACAACGGGTTCTACGGCGAGGGCATCGTCAACGCCCTCGACGCGGTCACCGCAGGAGCCCGCGACTGA
- the gdhA gene encoding NADP-specific glutamate dehydrogenase gives MLSDLQDVYDQVIRRNHGEPEFHQAVREVFESLDPVIAKHPEYREHAIISRIVEPERQIMFRVPWVDDSGKVQVNRGFRVQFNSALGPYKGGLRFHPSVNLGIIKFLGFEQIFKNSLTGRGIGGGKGGSDFDPHGRSDGEIMRFCQSFMTELHRHIGEHTDVPAGDIGVGGREIGYLYGQYKRLTDRAEMGVLTGKGVPWGGSRGRTEATGYGVVIFADRMLQTVGQAMEGQRVVISGSGNVAIYAVEKAQELGATVLTVSDSSGYVVDEAGIDLELLKQVKEVERGRVSDYVARRPGSRLVQGGRVWDVPCTVALPCATQNELDHHAAETLVKNGVAVVAEGANMPSTPDAVEVFRDSHVLFGPGKAANAGGVATSALEMAQNASREPLTFSEVTSKLEGIMERIHFKCATTAEEYGCPGDYVLGANIAGFRKVADAMLEQGVV, from the coding sequence ATGCTGTCCGATCTTCAGGATGTCTACGACCAGGTGATCCGCCGCAACCACGGCGAGCCGGAGTTCCACCAGGCCGTCCGCGAGGTCTTCGAGTCTCTCGACCCGGTCATCGCGAAGCACCCCGAGTACCGCGAGCACGCGATCATCAGCCGGATCGTCGAGCCCGAGCGCCAGATCATGTTCCGGGTGCCGTGGGTCGACGACTCCGGCAAGGTCCAGGTCAACCGCGGTTTCCGGGTGCAGTTCAACTCCGCGCTCGGCCCCTACAAGGGCGGCCTGCGCTTCCACCCCAGCGTGAACCTCGGGATCATCAAGTTCCTGGGCTTCGAGCAGATCTTCAAGAACTCCCTCACCGGCCGGGGCATCGGCGGCGGCAAGGGCGGCTCGGACTTCGACCCGCACGGGCGCAGCGACGGCGAGATCATGCGGTTCTGCCAGTCGTTCATGACCGAGCTGCACCGCCACATCGGCGAGCACACCGACGTCCCCGCCGGTGACATCGGCGTCGGCGGCCGCGAGATCGGGTACCTCTACGGCCAGTACAAGCGCCTCACCGACCGCGCCGAGATGGGCGTGCTCACCGGCAAGGGTGTGCCGTGGGGCGGTTCGCGCGGCCGCACGGAGGCCACCGGCTACGGCGTCGTGATCTTCGCGGACCGGATGCTGCAGACCGTCGGGCAGGCCATGGAGGGCCAGCGCGTCGTCATCTCCGGCAGCGGGAACGTGGCCATCTACGCCGTCGAGAAGGCCCAGGAGCTCGGCGCCACCGTGCTGACCGTCTCGGACTCCTCCGGCTACGTCGTCGACGAGGCGGGCATCGACCTCGAGCTGCTCAAGCAGGTCAAGGAGGTCGAGCGCGGCCGGGTGTCCGACTACGTCGCGCGCCGCCCGGGTTCACGCCTCGTGCAGGGCGGACGCGTCTGGGACGTGCCGTGCACGGTCGCGCTGCCGTGCGCGACCCAGAACGAGCTCGACCACCACGCCGCCGAGACGCTCGTGAAGAACGGGGTCGCGGTGGTGGCCGAGGGCGCGAACATGCCCAGCACCCCCGACGCGGTCGAGGTGTTCCGGGACTCGCACGTGCTCTTCGGCCCCGGCAAGGCCGCGAACGCCGGCGGCGTGGCCACCTCGGCCCTGGAGATGGCGCAGAACGCCTCGCGCGAGCCGCTCACCTTCTCGGAGGTGACCAGCAAGCTCGAGGGCATCATGGAGCGTATCCACTTCAAGTGCGCCACCACCGCCGAGGAGTACGGCTGCCCGGGCGACTACGTCCTCGGCGCCAACATCGCCGGGTTCCGCAAGGTCGCCGACGCGATGCTGGAGCAGGGCGTCGTCTGA
- a CDS encoding copper homeostasis protein CutC: MKLEITAQDVEGVRVAHTGGAQRVELCQALGLGGLTPSVGLTELATAVGPEVHVLVRPREGGFSFSATEVSVMVRDVEALVDAGAAGVVIGALEVDGDALDRHAMKALVRAAEGRPVTVHRCVDVLLGVYRRDPAALVDELGSLGVGRILTSGGAPRALEGLDVLAALARAADGRIEITAGGGVRPEHLPALAAAGVDAVHLSARTVVTDAGPAGPGGGPDGYAQTDASLVAAVRSAVAGLGD; encoded by the coding sequence ATGAAACTCGAGATCACCGCGCAGGACGTCGAGGGCGTGCGCGTCGCGCACACGGGCGGGGCCCAGCGCGTGGAGCTGTGCCAGGCCCTGGGCCTGGGCGGCCTGACGCCCAGCGTCGGCCTCACGGAGCTGGCGACGGCGGTGGGGCCGGAGGTGCACGTGCTCGTCCGCCCTCGGGAAGGTGGCTTCTCCTTCTCCGCGACGGAGGTCTCCGTCATGGTGAGGGACGTCGAGGCGCTGGTCGACGCCGGCGCCGCCGGGGTCGTGATCGGGGCGCTCGAGGTGGACGGCGACGCGCTGGACCGGCACGCGATGAAAGCCCTCGTGCGTGCGGCCGAGGGGCGGCCGGTGACGGTGCACCGGTGCGTGGACGTGCTGCTCGGGGTCTACCGCCGCGACCCGGCCGCGCTGGTGGACGAGCTGGGGAGCCTCGGCGTCGGCCGGATCCTGACCTCCGGCGGTGCCCCGCGCGCGCTGGAGGGCCTCGACGTGCTGGCCGCGCTCGCCCGCGCGGCGGACGGCCGGATCGAGATCACCGCCGGGGGAGGGGTACGGCCGGAGCACCTGCCGGCCCTCGCCGCCGCCGGCGTCGACGCCGTTCACCTCTCCGCCCGGACCGTCGTCACCGACGCCGGGCCGGCAGGTCCGGGCGGTGGGCCCGACGGCTACGCGCAGACCGACGCCAGCCTCGTGGCAGCGGTCCGCTCCGCCGTCGCCGGCCTGGGGGACTGA